The proteins below are encoded in one region of Levilactobacillus namurensis:
- the rplI gene encoding 50S ribosomal protein L9, with protein MKVIFMKDVRGKGKRGEVKNVPDGYAQNFLIKRGLAKAANQAAMSQLNAERKAEAKRDAEELAEAKQLKDRLEDKKTVVELSAKAGTDGRLFGSIPSKQIVQALAKQFDLKLDKHKVDLPEPIRSLGFTNVPVKLHPDVTAKIRVHVAEK; from the coding sequence GTGAAAGTTATCTTTATGAAAGATGTCCGCGGCAAAGGTAAGCGCGGCGAAGTGAAGAACGTCCCTGACGGGTACGCGCAAAACTTTTTGATCAAACGCGGGTTAGCCAAGGCGGCTAACCAAGCTGCGATGAGTCAACTCAACGCCGAACGTAAAGCTGAGGCTAAGCGTGACGCCGAAGAGTTAGCCGAAGCAAAGCAATTGAAGGACCGTCTGGAAGATAAAAAGACGGTCGTGGAATTGAGTGCCAAAGCGGGAACCGACGGCCGGTTATTCGGGTCGATTCCTAGCAAGCAAATTGTCCAAGCATTAGCCAAGCAATTTGATTTGAAGCTCGACAAGCACAAGGTGGATCTACCAGAACCAATCCGGTCCTTAGGCTTCACCAACGTGCCGGTTAAGCTGCACCCCGATGTGACCGCCAAGATTCGAGTTCACGTCGCTGAAAAATAA
- a CDS encoding flavodoxin, whose translation MQRAAVVYFSQTGVTANAATEIQRVLGGPLVELHRQPAYPENYSELVQIADKERAAHLLPTLMPLTTTLSDVTTIFLGFPTWWSQPPLIINQFFATTDLRGKTIVPFTTSVSSLIDESMGTLRSLAKKAGATLAPGLTANSREDTQNFIRQYQ comes from the coding sequence ATGCAACGAGCAGCTGTCGTTTATTTTTCACAGACTGGCGTCACGGCCAACGCCGCTACCGAGATTCAGCGCGTGCTCGGCGGCCCATTAGTCGAGTTGCACCGCCAACCGGCCTACCCGGAGAATTATTCGGAGTTAGTCCAGATTGCGGATAAGGAACGCGCGGCCCACTTACTCCCAACGTTGATGCCCCTCACCACCACGCTTAGTGACGTGACGACCATCTTCTTGGGCTTTCCGACCTGGTGGAGCCAACCGCCGTTGATCATCAACCAATTCTTTGCCACCACGGACCTGCGGGGGAAGACCATCGTGCCCTTTACCACCAGCGTCAGCAGTCTGATTGACGAAAGTATGGGGACGTTACGCAGCCTGGCGAAGAAGGCAGGCGCGACACTCGCCCCCGGCTTAACGGCGAATTCCCGGGAAGACACGCAGAATTTTATTCGACAATACCAATAG
- a CDS encoding MerR family transcriptional regulator — MTYSITQLAALAGLSTRTLRYYDQIGLLRAQRNPTNDYRTYTAAQVDQLQQIRYWQAFGFTLAEIRHLLAQSPAQQDALLRQQREHLAAERTRLTRLLNSLDRTLAAHQGGIPMTDSEKFAAFKQQQVTANQQAYGDEARQRYGQAAVTASQRRFTNLSAEAYQDMQATEQALIDQLRQVSQTQDLASPEAHRVYQLHRQWLCFTWNNYTAAQHRGLAELYRTDTRFQAYYAQKVGDPAAGRLLAAIILRYAQD; from the coding sequence ATGACCTACTCAATTACACAACTCGCGGCGCTCGCCGGGCTAAGCACCCGGACCCTCCGCTACTATGACCAGATTGGACTCTTACGCGCTCAGCGTAACCCCACTAACGACTACCGGACCTACACGGCCGCTCAAGTCGACCAGCTCCAGCAGATTCGTTACTGGCAGGCCTTTGGATTCACCCTCGCGGAGATTCGGCACCTATTGGCCCAATCACCAGCGCAACAGGACGCTTTACTCCGCCAGCAACGGGAGCATCTGGCCGCCGAGCGAACTCGCCTCACCCGCTTGCTGAACAGTCTCGACCGCACCTTAGCGGCCCACCAAGGAGGAATTCCCATGACCGATTCAGAAAAGTTTGCCGCCTTCAAGCAGCAACAAGTTACCGCCAATCAGCAGGCTTACGGTGACGAGGCCCGTCAGCGTTACGGCCAAGCCGCCGTCACCGCGAGTCAGCGCCGCTTTACCAACCTCTCCGCCGAGGCTTACCAGGACATGCAGGCTACCGAACAGGCGCTAATTGACCAATTACGCCAGGTCAGCCAGACTCAGGATCTGGCGTCCCCGGAAGCGCACCGCGTATATCAACTGCACCGTCAATGGTTATGTTTCACGTGGAACAATTACACGGCCGCGCAACACCGCGGACTCGCCGAACTCTACCGCACCGACACCCGGTTCCAAGCGTACTACGCCCAAAAGGTGGGCGATCCCGCAGCCGGACGGCTCCTGGCAGCCATCATTCTCCGCTACGCCCAGGACTAA
- a CDS encoding peptide ABC transporter substrate-binding protein yields the protein MKKLMGFSFGILAILTLAGCGTSQAKSKDADLNVTLVGNPATANPAIMGDVNSSSLVSQVEEGLYTLNKKGKVVAGVAEKVVKPTHNGTVYTFKIKKNAKWQNGDPVTAQDFVTSFRWQVNPKSKSQVANKMKYLTNYDAIQAGKKSPNTLGAKALDQRTLQLTLTKPQPWLSDILATFGYPIKTDLFKKYGNHYGTSSDKMMAEGAYKLVGWSGNSDSWHYVKNPHYWNAKNVKIKQVNVQVVKDPGTASNLFKSGKVQETFLSGQYIKQNAKNPELTTTLNSSMRFLEFNDKRKITHNTKVRQAFSYIVNRKQVTQNVLQDGSQPAKSLIPYGDGNDPTTGKDFSQDVGNLLSYNPKKATALWKSAKKELGIQKADLEMITADTDEQKHVAQYLQQQAQKYMPGLTITIKSLPLAQQINRGSEGDYDIDLDGWQTDWRDPADFLQMADGTSSVNFTKWDNAHFTNLMKQIDDTTTHTTQQRWDLMKEADKYVIQQAGLVPLYQQAKAHLVSKEVGGLTYSITSDAQYKYAYWK from the coding sequence ATGAAAAAATTAATGGGATTTAGTTTCGGGATACTGGCGATTTTAACATTAGCGGGGTGTGGCACGTCGCAGGCTAAGAGCAAGGATGCGGACCTAAACGTGACGTTGGTGGGAAATCCGGCTACGGCAAACCCGGCCATCATGGGCGATGTGAACAGTTCTAGCCTGGTCTCCCAAGTCGAAGAAGGGCTGTATACCCTGAACAAGAAGGGCAAGGTCGTTGCGGGGGTCGCGGAAAAAGTGGTCAAGCCGACCCACAACGGCACGGTCTACACGTTTAAGATCAAGAAAAACGCTAAGTGGCAGAACGGTGACCCCGTGACGGCGCAAGACTTCGTCACCTCGTTCCGGTGGCAGGTCAACCCCAAGTCCAAGTCCCAGGTGGCCAACAAGATGAAGTACCTGACCAACTACGATGCTATTCAGGCCGGGAAGAAGTCGCCGAACACCTTAGGGGCTAAGGCCTTGGATCAGCGGACCTTACAGCTGACGTTGACTAAGCCGCAGCCTTGGCTGTCGGATATTCTGGCCACGTTCGGGTACCCGATCAAGACCGACCTCTTCAAGAAGTACGGCAACCACTACGGGACCTCGTCGGATAAGATGATGGCGGAAGGGGCCTATAAGCTGGTCGGCTGGAGCGGAAACTCGGACAGCTGGCATTACGTGAAGAACCCGCATTACTGGAACGCTAAGAACGTGAAGATCAAGCAGGTCAACGTGCAGGTCGTCAAAGACCCCGGGACCGCATCGAACCTCTTCAAGTCTGGCAAGGTCCAAGAGACCTTCTTGTCGGGACAGTACATCAAGCAAAACGCTAAGAACCCTGAATTGACCACCACGTTGAACAGTTCCATGCGGTTCTTGGAATTCAACGACAAGCGGAAGATCACCCACAACACCAAGGTACGGCAAGCCTTCTCCTACATCGTGAACCGGAAGCAGGTCACCCAGAACGTCTTACAGGATGGGTCCCAACCGGCGAAGAGCCTGATTCCTTACGGGGACGGCAATGACCCGACCACGGGGAAGGACTTCTCTCAAGACGTCGGTAACCTCTTGAGTTACAACCCTAAGAAGGCCACGGCCCTATGGAAGAGTGCTAAGAAAGAACTGGGCATCCAAAAGGCAGACTTAGAGATGATCACGGCCGATACCGACGAACAGAAGCACGTTGCCCAGTACCTGCAACAACAGGCCCAGAAGTACATGCCGGGCTTGACCATCACCATCAAGTCCCTGCCACTCGCACAACAGATCAACCGGGGGTCCGAAGGGGACTACGACATTGACCTGGATGGCTGGCAGACAGATTGGCGTGACCCAGCGGACTTCCTCCAGATGGCGGATGGGACCAGTTCCGTGAACTTCACCAAGTGGGATAACGCCCACTTCACGAACCTGATGAAGCAGATCGACGACACCACCACCCATACCACGCAGCAACGGTGGGATTTAATGAAGGAAGCGGACAAGTACGTGATCCAACAAGCGGGCTTAGTACCGCTGTATCAACAAGCCAAGGCCCACTTAGTTTCCAAGGAAGTTGGCGGCTTGACCTACAGTATCACCAGCGACGCCCAATATAAGTATGCTTATTGGAAGTAA
- a CDS encoding nitroreductase encodes MPSQDLLAQRHSARSFSNRPVTRDTLTAIITQAQLAPSWENTQPWKVYIATGEAATRLRQSHFQRHNQGQKSWTEVMPPKKSEWAAFPQANLDAWRSNMLGFFGSDANQFADVQKDLFNAPALVYLTMPQKSSAYSAYDLGAFGYGILLAAQEHGVSGVPAYELVRYPEEIHQEFDIPAGQAIFMGIALGYPSDSKVNALRTKRRPVTDILTLKH; translated from the coding sequence ATGCCATCTCAAGACTTATTGGCCCAGCGCCACTCCGCCCGTAGCTTTAGCAATCGCCCGGTCACCCGTGACACCTTGACGGCCATCATCACCCAAGCGCAACTCGCCCCATCCTGGGAGAACACTCAGCCCTGGAAAGTCTACATCGCGACGGGAGAGGCCGCGACGCGCCTACGTCAAAGCCACTTCCAGCGCCACAACCAAGGCCAGAAGAGTTGGACCGAAGTCATGCCACCTAAGAAGTCCGAATGGGCGGCCTTTCCCCAAGCGAACTTGGACGCCTGGCGTTCCAACATGCTGGGCTTCTTCGGCAGTGACGCCAACCAGTTCGCCGACGTTCAAAAGGACCTCTTCAACGCCCCCGCGCTGGTCTACCTGACCATGCCCCAGAAGTCATCGGCCTATTCCGCTTATGATCTGGGGGCCTTCGGGTACGGGATTCTCCTCGCCGCCCAGGAGCACGGCGTCAGTGGCGTGCCCGCTTACGAACTGGTGCGCTACCCCGAAGAGATTCATCAAGAATTCGACATTCCAGCGGGCCAAGCCATCTTTATGGGGATTGCCTTAGGCTACCCCAGTGACAGTAAGGTCAACGCGTTACGCACCAAGCGCCGACCCGTCACCGATATCCTGACACTCAAACATTAA
- the dnaB gene encoding replicative DNA helicase, whose translation MDNQAPLTDNTPPQNLAAEKAVLGAIFLSTDALVDALEYLTPEDFYRREHQIIFQAMIDLNDRDEAIDVVTITDRLTAKNELDDVGGVTYIAELAGAVPTAANATYYAKIVQNKAVLRRLIQTATNIVTQGYAEDGTDVNELLDNAERDIMNVAEMRSQSGFKPIRDVLNTTFEDINELAEKGDAITGLSTGYAELDKMTTGLHDDELMILAARPAVGKTAFALNIAQNVGTKTDKTVAIFSLEMSAESLVNRMLCAEGSIDANHLRTGQLSEDEWQNLIVAMGSLAKASIYIDDTAGNKITEIRAKCRRLAKEKQNLGLIVIDYLQLIEGTNHESRQQEVSDISRQLKKLAKELHVPVIALSQLSRGVEQRQDKRPVLSDIRESGSIEQDADIVSFLYRDDYYEREGDDADGGGNDSDPRDEGDQDVGEVEVIIEKNRSGPRGTVKLLFVKSFNKFSSVAHVPEG comes from the coding sequence ATGGATAATCAGGCACCATTAACGGACAACACACCACCACAAAACCTCGCTGCCGAAAAGGCCGTCTTAGGGGCGATCTTTTTGAGTACCGACGCGTTGGTGGATGCGCTGGAATATTTGACCCCGGAGGATTTCTATCGCCGGGAGCATCAGATCATTTTTCAAGCCATGATCGACCTCAACGACCGGGATGAAGCCATTGACGTGGTGACCATCACCGACCGATTAACGGCTAAGAATGAACTCGATGATGTGGGCGGGGTCACCTACATCGCCGAATTGGCGGGCGCTGTTCCGACGGCGGCCAACGCCACTTATTATGCAAAAATCGTCCAGAATAAGGCCGTCTTACGACGGTTGATTCAGACGGCGACCAACATTGTGACCCAGGGGTACGCCGAAGACGGGACCGATGTGAATGAACTCCTAGACAACGCGGAACGCGACATTATGAACGTGGCGGAGATGCGGAGTCAGTCCGGGTTCAAGCCCATTCGGGACGTCTTGAATACCACGTTTGAAGATATTAACGAACTGGCCGAAAAGGGCGATGCCATTACCGGGCTTTCTACCGGATACGCGGAGCTCGACAAGATGACCACGGGACTGCACGACGACGAACTGATGATCCTCGCCGCCCGACCGGCCGTGGGGAAGACCGCGTTTGCCTTAAACATCGCGCAGAACGTAGGGACCAAGACCGACAAGACCGTCGCCATCTTCAGTCTGGAAATGAGTGCCGAGTCGCTGGTCAACCGGATGCTGTGTGCGGAAGGGTCGATCGACGCCAACCACTTGCGGACGGGACAACTGTCCGAAGACGAGTGGCAGAACCTGATCGTGGCCATGGGCAGTCTGGCCAAGGCCAGCATCTATATCGATGATACGGCCGGAAACAAGATTACCGAGATTCGGGCTAAGTGTCGGCGGCTGGCTAAGGAAAAGCAGAACCTAGGATTGATCGTTATTGATTACCTGCAACTGATCGAAGGGACCAATCACGAAAGTCGGCAACAAGAAGTGTCGGATATTTCCCGGCAACTCAAGAAGCTGGCTAAGGAACTCCACGTGCCCGTCATCGCCCTGTCCCAACTCTCACGGGGAGTGGAACAGCGCCAGGATAAGCGGCCGGTGTTGTCCGATATTCGGGAATCCGGTTCGATCGAACAAGATGCCGATATTGTGTCCTTCCTGTACCGGGATGACTACTACGAACGGGAAGGCGACGACGCAGACGGTGGCGGAAACGACAGTGATCCACGGGACGAAGGGGACCAAGACGTCGGCGAAGTCGAAGTCATTATTGAAAAGAACCGGTCGGGTCCGCGGGGAACCGTGAAGCTGCTGTTTGTTAAATCATTTAACAAATTCTCATCCGTAGCCCACGTTCCAGAGGGATAA
- a CDS encoding MFS transporter, producing MREIRLRWLLLGALCSSIGMSFIWPLTTIYLHDRLGVSLTVVGVILLFYSLANVAGSLLGGRLFDRLNPYYLSLGGVSLSLVTLLTLVFQHGWPAFPIALIFLGFGSGWTLTMVNSLGTTIHSRDGRYIYNMLYFAQNLGIVIGTAMVGFIYNISVTLLFSIATALFVLLLLVVTFHYRAPAVMQRRPTAKHDQTATIAHPNLRIMGTFFTSLVVVWIMYEQWNSNLSVYMTGMGIPLRDYSLLWTINAGLIVTFQIILNRLAHYFHSLYIQVYAGILFVALSFVTLIFAKDYLHFVLAMVILTMGEATAFPAIPAIVNQLTPAVVKGKYQGMANAWASVGRAFGPLFGGLVIDFASYTALFVIAAIAIVAILGVNLVVVARNHHSVTLYK from the coding sequence ATGCGTGAGATTCGGTTACGCTGGTTACTGCTGGGGGCACTCTGCAGCAGTATCGGTATGAGTTTTATCTGGCCACTGACGACAATTTATCTCCATGATCGTTTAGGCGTTTCATTGACCGTCGTTGGGGTCATCTTATTGTTTTATTCCCTCGCCAATGTGGCGGGAAGTCTCTTAGGGGGGCGCTTATTCGACCGGCTGAATCCCTATTATCTGTCACTTGGCGGGGTCAGCCTCTCGCTAGTGACCCTCTTGACGTTGGTCTTCCAGCACGGCTGGCCGGCCTTCCCGATTGCCCTGATCTTCCTGGGCTTCGGGTCCGGGTGGACGTTGACCATGGTCAATTCGTTGGGGACCACGATCCACAGTCGGGACGGGCGCTACATCTATAACATGCTGTACTTCGCGCAGAACCTGGGAATCGTGATTGGGACCGCGATGGTCGGCTTCATCTACAACATCAGCGTCACGCTCCTGTTCAGCATCGCCACGGCCCTCTTCGTCTTACTCCTGTTGGTGGTCACGTTCCATTACCGGGCGCCCGCGGTCATGCAGCGCCGGCCTACAGCTAAACACGACCAGACCGCGACGATTGCCCACCCTAACCTCCGAATCATGGGGACCTTCTTCACGAGCCTAGTGGTGGTCTGGATCATGTATGAACAGTGGAACTCGAACCTATCCGTTTACATGACGGGGATGGGGATTCCCTTACGCGACTACAGTCTATTATGGACCATCAATGCCGGTCTGATTGTGACGTTCCAGATTATCTTAAACCGGTTAGCCCACTACTTCCACAGTTTGTATATACAGGTCTACGCGGGGATTCTCTTCGTGGCGTTGTCGTTCGTTACGTTGATTTTTGCCAAGGACTACCTACACTTCGTCCTGGCCATGGTCATCTTGACCATGGGTGAGGCGACGGCCTTTCCGGCGATTCCGGCGATTGTCAATCAGTTGACTCCCGCCGTGGTCAAGGGGAAGTATCAGGGGATGGCCAACGCTTGGGCCTCGGTCGGCCGGGCGTTTGGCCCCCTGTTTGGCGGCCTGGTGATCGACTTCGCGTCGTACACGGCCCTGTTCGTGATTGCGGCGATCGCCATCGTGGCAATTTTAGGCGTCAATCTGGTAGTTGTGGCGCGAAATCATCATTCCGTCACCCTTTATAAATGA
- the rpsR gene encoding 30S ribosomal protein S18 — MAGQRRGGRRRRKVDFIAANHIEYIDYKDTDLLRRFISERGKILPRRVTGTSAKNQRKLTIAIKRSRIMGLMPFVNEE, encoded by the coding sequence ATGGCAGGACAACGTCGTGGCGGCCGTCGCCGTCGTAAGGTTGACTTCATCGCAGCCAACCACATCGAATACATTGATTACAAAGACACTGACTTATTACGTCGGTTCATCTCCGAACGGGGCAAGATTTTACCTCGCCGGGTCACTGGTACTAGTGCCAAGAACCAACGCAAGTTAACTATCGCTATCAAGCGTTCACGGATCATGGGCTTAATGCCATTCGTTAACGAAGAATAG
- a CDS encoding flavodoxin family protein, whose translation MTTLFINGSSRTNGNTVAFGERLLAGIPHTTLHLIDQHLNFDLDQRGTGQPQRDTRDDYETLMAQFAVADDIVIGTPVYWYNMSGQLKTFMDRWFDSFTTGFDFAGKRVYLLVVGVDDPANKATDIISKAFAESCDWLKMTYMGAATAIADGPTDLQQQATLPAEALKLRQALVTMTQSVSRETKS comes from the coding sequence ATGACCACGCTCTTCATCAACGGCAGTTCCCGAACCAATGGCAATACCGTTGCCTTCGGTGAACGCCTATTGGCCGGGATTCCCCACACCACCCTGCACCTGATCGACCAGCACCTCAACTTTGACTTGGATCAGCGGGGAACCGGCCAACCACAACGCGACACGCGCGACGATTACGAAACCCTAATGGCCCAGTTCGCGGTGGCAGACGATATCGTCATTGGCACCCCGGTCTACTGGTACAACATGTCCGGGCAGCTCAAGACCTTCATGGACCGCTGGTTCGACAGCTTCACCACCGGGTTCGACTTCGCTGGCAAGCGGGTCTACCTCTTAGTGGTCGGGGTCGATGATCCCGCCAACAAAGCCACGGATATCATCAGTAAGGCCTTTGCGGAATCCTGCGATTGGTTGAAAATGACTTACATGGGCGCCGCTACGGCGATTGCTGATGGCCCCACCGACCTTCAGCAGCAGGCCACGCTACCTGCCGAAGCACTCAAGCTACGCCAGGCCCTGGTGACCATGACCCAATCTGTTTCACGTGAAACAAAATCTTAA
- the ssb gene encoding single-stranded DNA-binding protein, with amino-acid sequence MINRVVLTGRLTRDVDLRYTQGGAAVATFTLAVDRRFTNQQGEREADFISCVIWRKSAENFANFFHKGSLVGIEGRVQTRNYENQQGQRVYVTEVVVENFSFLEPRSRNNAGNQNQGGNNYGAPVNNAPQNQNQNANPFTSGNRAPQGNPTPSANNTPAGNSSANNGNNGGNTNDPFANTGDSIDISDDDLPF; translated from the coding sequence ATGATCAACCGAGTAGTACTTACTGGCCGACTGACACGGGATGTTGACTTACGATACACCCAAGGCGGTGCTGCTGTTGCCACCTTTACGTTGGCTGTTGATCGGCGGTTCACCAACCAGCAAGGTGAGCGGGAAGCTGATTTCATCAGTTGTGTGATTTGGCGAAAGTCCGCGGAGAATTTCGCTAACTTCTTCCACAAAGGGTCTCTGGTCGGCATTGAAGGCCGTGTCCAGACCCGGAACTATGAAAATCAGCAGGGCCAACGGGTCTACGTGACCGAAGTGGTCGTCGAAAACTTTTCCTTCTTGGAACCACGGTCTCGCAATAACGCGGGGAACCAGAACCAAGGTGGCAATAACTACGGCGCTCCTGTGAATAACGCACCTCAGAATCAGAATCAAAATGCCAATCCCTTTACCAGCGGCAATCGTGCCCCTCAAGGGAACCCAACGCCTAGTGCGAACAACACGCCGGCGGGGAATTCCAGTGCCAACAACGGAAACAACGGTGGCAACACCAACGATCCGTTCGCAAACACTGGCGATTCAATTGACATTTCTGACGATGATTTACCGTTCTAA
- a CDS encoding DHH family phosphoesterase, translated as MDKLFARLAVPEFLQNRRLRGIAIMTAGLAILGIVLSFLLNWIFGLVVLVLVGLATWGVFNTMAEIGADTTQYISDLSFQIQQGGQEALIRMPPGVLILGDNDQVEWLNPYLQRYFEDQNALGRPLKDVDAELAQLVTDTPPETLSTVKWRDYRFTLYVQPDFHAVYLYDVTHYQLIQEQYDNEKIAIGQIFLDNYDEITQSMTDQDISNLRNYVTNELSAWVQKFDMYLKQLDDDHYFILAYAKSLAAIEADKFKILDTIRESTSKQNFPLTLSIGIAYGDPNLNKLADQAQSNLDLALGRGGDQVVVKAADQEARYYGGKTNPMEKRTRVRARMISQALQELMNESDQIFVQGHTQPDMDSLGACLGIRRIAKMNHKTCWIVLDQETVHSDVQRLLDDLKDYPDIAESIISPETAIEKATDQSMLLMVDHSKPSITIAPDLYQRLENRVMIIDHHRRGEEFPENPLLVYIEPYASSTCELITEMFEYQSQESEPINKVEATAMLTGIFIDTKHFSLRTGTRTFDAASYLRSAGADAIEMQQYMKENVDSYLQRNHLIELVEFVNEDMAVVTGEDDQTYDPVTAAQAADDLLNMSGVDASFVITRRVDGRVGISARSLGQINVQLVMEDMGGGGHLSNAATQISDKSVTEVKQQLLDILNKKDAPVGEA; from the coding sequence ATGGATAAACTATTTGCGCGACTGGCGGTGCCCGAGTTCTTACAGAACCGGCGGCTCCGCGGGATCGCTATCATGACGGCGGGTCTAGCCATTCTAGGGATAGTCCTGTCATTTCTGCTTAATTGGATCTTTGGTCTCGTCGTTTTAGTCTTAGTCGGCCTCGCAACTTGGGGCGTCTTTAACACCATGGCCGAAATCGGCGCAGACACCACCCAGTACATTTCTGACCTATCGTTTCAGATTCAACAGGGCGGCCAAGAAGCCCTGATTCGGATGCCACCCGGTGTCTTGATCTTGGGCGACAACGACCAGGTGGAGTGGCTCAACCCGTATCTGCAACGGTACTTTGAGGATCAAAACGCCTTAGGACGGCCCTTAAAGGACGTTGACGCGGAGTTGGCGCAACTGGTGACGGACACGCCGCCGGAGACGCTGAGCACGGTCAAGTGGCGTGATTACCGCTTCACCTTGTACGTGCAACCAGATTTCCATGCGGTCTACCTGTATGACGTGACCCACTACCAGCTGATTCAAGAACAGTACGATAACGAAAAAATCGCCATCGGCCAGATCTTCTTGGATAACTACGATGAGATTACCCAGTCGATGACCGACCAAGACATTTCCAACCTCCGTAATTACGTGACCAATGAGTTGTCAGCGTGGGTTCAGAAGTTCGACATGTACCTCAAGCAACTTGATGATGACCACTACTTTATCTTGGCTTACGCCAAGTCGCTGGCCGCCATTGAGGCGGATAAGTTCAAGATTCTCGACACCATTCGGGAGTCCACGTCGAAGCAGAACTTCCCGCTGACGTTAAGTATCGGGATCGCCTATGGGGACCCGAACTTAAACAAACTGGCTGACCAAGCCCAGAGTAACCTGGACCTGGCGTTAGGTCGGGGAGGCGACCAGGTCGTGGTCAAGGCTGCCGACCAGGAAGCCCGGTACTATGGCGGGAAGACTAACCCAATGGAGAAGCGGACCCGGGTCCGGGCACGGATGATCTCCCAAGCCTTACAAGAGTTGATGAACGAATCCGACCAGATCTTCGTCCAGGGCCACACCCAACCGGACATGGATTCGTTAGGGGCCTGCTTAGGGATTCGCCGGATCGCCAAGATGAATCACAAGACCTGTTGGATCGTCTTAGACCAAGAGACCGTGCACTCTGACGTGCAACGGTTGTTGGATGACTTGAAGGACTACCCAGACATTGCCGAATCCATCATTTCACCGGAAACGGCCATCGAAAAGGCGACCGACCAAAGCATGTTGCTGATGGTCGACCACTCCAAGCCGTCGATCACGATTGCCCCAGACCTTTACCAGCGCCTGGAGAACCGCGTGATGATCATTGACCACCACCGGCGGGGCGAAGAGTTCCCTGAGAACCCCTTACTGGTCTACATCGAGCCTTACGCCAGCTCGACCTGTGAGTTGATTACCGAAATGTTCGAGTACCAGTCACAGGAGAGCGAACCCATCAATAAGGTGGAAGCCACGGCGATGTTGACCGGAATCTTCATTGATACCAAGCACTTCTCCTTACGGACCGGGACCCGGACCTTCGATGCGGCCAGTTATCTTCGGTCCGCGGGGGCGGATGCCATCGAGATGCAACAGTACATGAAGGAAAACGTCGACAGTTACCTGCAGCGGAACCACTTGATCGAGTTAGTCGAGTTCGTCAACGAGGATATGGCCGTAGTCACCGGTGAAGATGACCAGACCTACGATCCCGTGACGGCGGCTCAGGCGGCCGACGACCTATTGAACATGTCGGGCGTCGACGCGTCGTTTGTGATTACACGGCGGGTCGATGGTCGGGTCGGCATTTCCGCGCGGTCGTTGGGCCAGATCAATGTGCAACTGGTCATGGAAGACATGGGCGGAGGCGGTCACTTATCCAACGCGGCCACCCAGATCAGCGACAAGTCCGTGACCGAGGTCAAGCAACAACTGCTGGACATCCTGAATAAGAAGGATGCGCCGGTGGGTGAGGCTTAG